The genome window GGGACTGCCAGAGAGTGGGGCAAAACCAGATTGGAGCTGCAATGCAGCGGATccatatccagtggaaattaggccaactcattagccattctcatggctaaaaacaacacacaaagaagctaacgttagcattgggctaatacgagctacaaatgtagccaagttggcaaaccttatatatttcatgaaaataacagatccccccaaaacaaaacaaatcattacctgtccaacagaaagagagcaacctctgcatcagtTTTCAGGCCCctcacatgccccagttgtccACTAAAACGCCACACTGATGTTGACTTGGGtagacttctttctttatccagagcctatttcgtTGCAGCCTTTTTTGCCTtaggctttcttttccttggcTTTTTAGCGGGGcgagctgttacaagtaatgCTGGctccattttctctgccattgtaaccaaatcAACATCTTCGCCTACAACTCTGCAACTCTCCTGCGACAGAGGGGGGTGCAGGCAGAatgagacatgaaggcatctgaccaatccgtgccATTCGGGCCGAAAAGCAcagattggtcagctttttctcagtcctacagctgccacagaggtctgattatttttgttcctttttctgaatgcATAAtatattgactactctcaggatagcaggaccatttcacccagtataacaaaatgtgtttctgaacagcATTACAAACCCTAGCTTTAATGAAAGCAAAATCGTTCTCACTCAGTGCTCTTATTGCAACATGAGTGCAGTCAATGGCACTGATTACATTTGGGAAACTGGACATTGCTGCAAATTGCACTTTTTATTTGCCCATTCACCCACTGTATAAGGAAACTTTATGTACTGCTGCAACAAACCAGTTATACCTCTAACACGTCTGGCATAACATGGCTAAAGGTTGCCTGGGATATCCCTGACCTGTCAGCCAATTCCCTCTGGAATGTGCCAGTTCCCAGAAACCCAAGTGTTATGAGCACTTGAAGCTGGACTGGCACTGCGTGGTTTCTGCAGGTGCTCCTCTCTAACGCTGGGCCCAATACCACACATAGATCCAAGAGGACAGCTTGTAGGAGTCGGTAAAAGGCTCATCAGCCACTCATCACTGTTGGCCAGTGGATCTTGCTGGTCTCTGAAGTTCCGCTCCCTCCGTATCCTTCTGTTTGCCAAATCCTCCAACAGTAACAAAGGCAGCCATTGTGCACCATAATGCATCGTGAATAAATGCCTTTATATACCCATCTATTAGGTAGTATCTTATATAGTATGTAATTCATGGCATGGCATCAAAATGAACCTAATCATCTGgttcaggaaaaagaaaaaagttcatGTTGTGGGGTGGTATTTCAGTGTCTGAAAGAAGTCAgcctcagtaaaaaaaaaaatataaaaaatgttaaagataTATAAAATAGTTGGAAATTATATGTTAGATATATTATTGGATTTAAGTTTCATGACTTTAACGTCTGTGTGTGGTAAGATAACCCTTCAATTATCCCAGCATGGTTCATCATGTCATTTGTTCTCTGTAATGTAAACTGTCACTGCTTTGGCGGTCCAACCATTTGCCTGTTATCAGACTGAAGTGTAAATGTGTAACCCcctatttacattttattctgacattGCCTCCACTCTAACTGGTCTTACTGAGAGAGGGGGTTGATATTCTGTAAGTAACCACAAGAGACCAATGTATCCCTCTGAATACACTGTAACATATGTTAGAACTGATGTGTTGCCATGCCTGCAttctgtttttgctgctgtttggttGGGGTCAGGGAGAAgcaaagttaaaacaaactaTGATGGCAGAGGGTACAGGGAAGAATTCCCTTTTAAAAGCAATGTCTATCACACCATTTTTATTCATCTTCCTTGGGCCCAAGGGCACTCATTAGATCATAGCTGCAAAATATTGCACTCCCTCTGGACACTTGGCATTCAAACTACATAGAGTCTAAATAGTCTTCAAAGCCTCTATGGCTTTAAATAGTTCCATAAAGAATGTTTATGTTGACATACATTAAATCCAGCAGATTCTTGAAGGCAGATAAACAGAGCATTAGGCAATGAGGCagaacagctggaggacagagagtACAATAAAGTCTGCCTTTGGTCTGTCTAGGTTTACATAGACATACTGGGAGTGAGATGGAGAAAGAGCCCCGTATTATAAAAGATCtggatctgaatctgaatctgaatccaAAGTCTAAAAAGGTAAAAGCAAGTAACAAAAGACATACACATACTTGAATGCAAACTTAAGTGACGAagggatgaggtgcaggtaTAGAGACACCGGGAACAGAAAGCTACGGTTTGAGATAGATTCGGGAGAGGTTTGGGAGGAAAATCAGACTGAGGAGGAGCACAGtaacacaggagggaaacagaacatggagaacataggagaacaGGAAGGAGAAAGTGACAATAAGACACAAGTGTATTTAtctacaaagtaaaacaggaaataactgacCAAAAATCAAATCCATAAAATTGGAAGGTTTAAGCCTGTTTTTAATATACCAACTTATACTGAAATTGTATAGTTGCAAtcatgtaacatttttatttatagcaCATATAGAGGCCTGTTTGTCTGGAAAATTCAATATTCTCTGTAATTATCAGAACCTAAACATTTTACACCGATTACCCGTTTTCTAGTGTTGCCCCACTGTCATTTTTACTCTGTTCCCCCTTTGGCACATCCTGGCTGCCAAACCCTCTTATCAGGTAACTTGTCTGCTACAGAGCAGCTGAATTCAGAGAATCACTCATATGTTCCATATTAAATGCACAGAATAAAAACTATTTTGGACAGCATCACGTTCATTTCTTCCAAATCATTCAAAGGATACATGTAGTCACTGTGTATTTCCTCCTGAGAGTCTTGGCAGTGCAGGACTGGGCGTGGGAAACTATTGAAATCCCAAAGGGTCCTGTATGGAATCTTAAACCTTAAACCTCTGTTACAGCAGATGGGAAAAATAACAGATTGAAATACCAGCTGGGATCTGCAGTACCTATACATCAGAAGAACACTTTAGGTGTGAAGTTAAGAAGTAGAACTACTACAATGAAGTCAAATCACTTCACTGCAGGTGCATCTTGAATCTGATGTTAATAAAACTCTAAGAAAGGACCCAGTCCTCTTTTTTCAACTCCTCTCACCAGAGGGGCAATACAATTCTACTTTGGACAGGGAAATTTTTACAgtgatcagccacaacattaaatcaCAACAGGTCATGTAGGTAATgctgatcatcttgttacaatgcaaCATTCTGCTGATAATCCTTGGATTCTAGCATTtatgtggatgccacttgacaaaCACCCCAAATCAATCACAACAGGACACCCTGAAAAGTCCATGTCTTGAATTGCCAAAGTTGTTTTTGCTGCACAGGGTGAAGTAGAGTAATTGGTAGGTAGTTTTGTTGGGGCTGATTAGTCTATATATTACAACAGGGGTTCCAAATCTATTTGGCTTGTTAACCTCTGTGAAATAGCAGTGTCCACGTTGGGCCCCTGGTCACATTTAACAAGTCTTTGAATAGTTAGCTGTTCCAGCAGAGATACATTTCACCCATTAACTTCTCATATGGTAAGAACTATGAAAGATTatagaaaaatcaaaaatgtactGTGAGTTGGGTAGTGGTTGGTTTTCGCTAGATGTCCTGTTGGAAGTACCAGCcaacaaggtaaaaaaaaaaaacaaacaaacaaacaaaaacaaaaaaacctaaacaatatttagtgtttttgaaaacattttagggatgaaaaacacaatgaacagGATTGTGGCTCATATTTGATAATCACTGCAGTACAGTCAGTGACTTCAGGTTCACAGTCTTTGTCTATTGCAGCTAAATAGCAtactaaaatatgtttctgaaagcaTTATAGGCAAGAAATAGACAGCACTGTAACGTAATCTTATAGTTTATCAACACGGTCAAGTTTATAGAGTTTGATAGGAGTTTGGTGAGACACCCCTCTCCACATAAGAGAGAATGAGCGATGTTCTCAGTCTACAATATAAAGCTAAATAAGCTAACCAGCGGCTTCATGTGTGGTGTAAACACGCAGAAGTGacatcaatcttctcatctcaaGAAGACCAAGaagtgttttttcaaaatgtcagaatattaacttttttgaaaactttcaaactgttttgaCAAGTGACCATTTTCTCAGTCGAGTTTTGGCTTTCTAGTTGAATCAAAATCATCCCCCATTTACAGCGATCCATTTCACAATTTATATCATTCGTAATATCTCTAATCCCTGATCAAAACAACAGCTCTTAGATATAAACTAATTGCAGTAGgtattatttttctgtccttttgaaATAAACCACCAGTTTTCATCAATGTTCAACAGAAATGCAGATTGAATTTGGTTTAagattattctttttttctcctctgaaaaAATCTCCTCTTACACTTTCAACATTGCTGctgatttataacacaaaacCTCACAACTAAATGTGACAAGGTCATGTGCAAAAAGGCAGTGGCCTACATAAATGTAAGGTCATTAGTTTAAGTGGAAGAAGATGAAATCCTGTTCAGAGGGTGAACGTGTTGTAAATTCACAAATTTCCATCTGTCTTCTTAAAGTATGTCTGCTTTATTTTCCTATTTGACTACTCATCTTTATCCCCTGTTGTGATAACCTTAACCACTGAAATGCTGATTCAACCCAAAATTCTGTCACACTAGAAAGTGGTGGAAAAGTCAGTGGCAGTGTCCACTAGCTCCTTTTTGTCACTCTTCATGGGCACAGTTCAGACAACAGTATAAAAGTTGGAAATTGTGAATAACTATAAAAACTTTCAAGTATTTCTCAATTTTACTGTCTACACAGGAATTCACTTAAACTTCTCATAGGTAACCCTAACTATTTGGCACCAACTGGAAGGTGCATACCATACAGAATAGACTCTAAAACAATAGTCAGCTGGATTTATTACAGATTCACAAGACTCCTGTTACTACCCCTCTTGCCCCACACACCCCATCCAAACTTCTCtcttagacacacacatgcataccctcctcttccctccaaGATCCCCGAATAAGAAACATAAGTCTTCAATTCACCGGATGGCTTTGTTTTCATAGTAAACCCAGAGGCCCTCTTCTTCCACACAGACGACCTTGACTACTTTCCCTACTTCCCCATCCCAATCTTAGAGTTATTACAATGGAGAAAagcattgttgtttttaatgttgctaATAATTTTGTGCAGGAACTGGCATCCTCTCTGGCCGAAGGCTGCTTTGTAAATGTAGGATACCagttttttaaagtcaaaactTTTCTTATTACCCCGAAGAAAATCTTTCTTGTTAAGGAACATAGACATGTGCACTCTAAAATACAGATGTAAAACATCATCAAACAAACTGAGTGAACTTGAAAATGCCTGTGGAGTTTTTTAGGATATCTCAATTCACCCTGTATAGAATGAAATATATCAGACAAAGCACATATTGTCCAGGGGTTTTAACTCCATTGAAGGTACATATGCTGAGAACATGCTGGTCCTAttcataataaattaaaaataagagATATCCCTCATTAAGGGAGATTAAAGAGTTTAAGGCtagagaagaggaaacagaagattGCTGGAAATACTGCACCTATTTATGTGATTACTCAGTGTCATTTAAGTTATTGTGGGTGAGCCATAGTTTTAGgtgcttgaatgtgtgtgtctgtgtgcgtgtgtgtgtggggggggggttaatggCAGAGTATCAAACTATGTCCATGAACGGGGCTTATGAAAACCATATGACGTgctctgaaaaagaaagaaatgcacagTTTACTGCACCTCCCCCTTtctaagacacacacacatccacatagCCCCCTTCCAAAAAcatgcatttcttttcctcagctctcactctctccttctgcCCACCCTCCTTACTGctttatctccctccctctgtacCCCCCGTCcatttttcccctccctccctgttctCTGAATCTTGGGACAATCTGCATGCACTCAACTTCAGCATAGATCTGTTCCAGCACGGTAGAGTAAAGagcacagacagatagaaaaaaaggttcaaatgaagggagaaaaattcaGATAGACAACAAAAGCAGTTCAAGGGGGAAAGCCACAGCTGACAGAAACTTTAGAGGGCAGGGAGATAAAAGTGTGGAGAAAGCCAGGGTGAGAGTAGTGCAATAtattgacttttaaaaaaggatggCCTCCATGATGAGCAGTGCTGCTggttttctcttcatctccctgTTGGCTTTGCTCTTTGGAGTCTTCTCAGTCCTTGGACAGgacctgagagagagggatgcACTATGCACTGCAGATGGCTGCTTTACGGTCTACTTCCAACGCAAGACATTCTTGGACTCATGGAGGGCCTGTAAAGAGAAAGGTGGTAACCTCGCTACCATCAAACGCAAGGACGATGCAACCATTATTGCTAGTCTTTTTTCCACTATCGACTTGCGCCACTCACGTACCAAGGTCCGGGTATGGATTGGTCTGCAGCGCCAGCCTCGCCAGTGTACCAGCACACACCCATTGCGGGGTTTTTCTTGGACTACTGGTGACCAGGACACAGAGTATGTAAACTGGCAAGGAGAGGACTCACCCAGAATTTGCTCTGTGCCACGCTGTGTAGTTATGGGCTACAGCACTCAAGAACAGAATGATAACTTTAAATGGGTGGATGGTGCCTGCTCAATCCCTGTAGATGGGTATCTCTGTCATTATGCCTACAAAGGAATGTGTACTGCCTTGTTGAGTGAAGGAGCAGGCAATGCCCTCTACACCACACCATTTAACCTTCTTAGCACAGTGCTAACTCATGTCCCCTTCGGATCTGTCGCTACTGTGCCCTGCCCCACAGACGACAAGGAGGAACAGTCCGCTTTGTGTATGATTAAGGAAGATGGCTCAGTGGGGTGGTCAAGAgattctcctctctgctctgattctCCAGTATCACACAACTGGTGTGACCAAGATAATGGTGGGTGTGAGCATTTCTGCAGGCCAGCCGGTGTTCACTTCTACTGTGAATGTGTTGATGGATATCAACTAGGAGTAAATAGGAAGAACTGTGAGGTCTCTGATGTATGTCAAGGGGCCACCTGTGAGTTTGAGTGTCTGCCCCTTTCAGATGGGTACCGTTGTGCCTGCCCTGAAGGATACATGCTTGCACCAGATGAGCGTGGCTGTCTGGATGTAGATGAGTGCCTTCAGAGTCCTtgtgagcagctctgtgtgaatgCCCCTGGCACATTTGAATGTAGATGTCGGGAGGGTTACCATTCAGATGATTCTGGTGGGTGTGAGGACATTGATGAGTGTGTAAATGACCCATGTGAACATGCTTGTGAAAACACTCCAGGATCTCATATCTGCCACTGCCATCTGGGTTTTTCCCCAGTGCCTGAGGACCCCAGCCAATGCCAAGACACTGATGAATGC of Acanthopagrus latus isolate v.2019 chromosome 10, fAcaLat1.1, whole genome shotgun sequence contains these proteins:
- the cd248a gene encoding CD248 molecule, endosialin a; translated protein: MASMMSSAAGFLFISLLALLFGVFSVLGQDLRERDALCTADGCFTVYFQRKTFLDSWRACKEKGGNLATIKRKDDATIIASLFSTIDLRHSRTKVRVWIGLQRQPRQCTSTHPLRGFSWTTGDQDTEYVNWQGEDSPRICSVPRCVVMGYSTQEQNDNFKWVDGACSIPVDGYLCHYAYKGMCTALLSEGAGNALYTTPFNLLSTVLTHVPFGSVATVPCPTDDKEEQSALCMIKEDGSVGWSRDSPLCSDSPVSHNWCDQDNGGCEHFCRPAGVHFYCECVDGYQLGVNRKNCEVSDVCQGATCEFECLPLSDGYRCACPEGYMLAPDERGCLDVDECLQSPCEQLCVNAPGTFECRCREGYHSDDSGGCEDIDECVNDPCEHACENTPGSHICHCHLGFSPVPEDPSQCQDTDECQIPGTCEQMCVNYEGGFECYCEEGYELMSDHYSCHKSREGVDQSAVTPSFPWVTRRPGPIWQPVDYAWNPQHTDWPPEGEQSLDWLTDPPRVLDSDVIWVTSAPQSEMPFDLPSDSPAQEAHIDENLKDQSTDWLEWSQSELEVFSTTLYTTPPPSTKTSITPNWYKNDEEETTTALPLLSTSTISEGAWNWWRGLSTSTQKPGNPEDSVIDHNMSTDSIYHSKEEEEQFPLNDNSKFPGGELGEEEKAYVESRHSQNSAVSTHFIPSQPPTSEGGESGDSLDSVSDDKGQKQSSTWLLVGLIVPICIFIVVMVALGIVYCTRCAVQPRNKNATDCYHWISGAHDKQGAPNPSAGVMTHV